A genomic segment from Antedon mediterranea chromosome 6, ecAntMedi1.1, whole genome shotgun sequence encodes:
- the LOC140050865 gene encoding cholesterol 24-hydroxylase-like isoform X2: MGSFIIRLIVPLAIYIPVLFLAFILIYSLFIVYSRRRYAHFPQPKTFRFFSGHAEYQVVKRVGLIEKWLQQYGNIICLHTYHITRILVLDPAIVKEILTNNEHKKLRYYFLERIFGERFLGRSILTEWDNTLWNLKRKRLNKAFHKSTLQQMVDQFDSCANSFINHLEPMADGKNVIQMVDKLGLVTEDIIAKVGFGLHLDVYKEDGVTFDNALTETFRLKWIHAMPQWFSYPPFGKGLKQRNRSRLACRILRKFGRDCIMKRLENSKNNDETPNDLLHYILQEYTMDESLFSPDWFENIVDEFVTFFVAGNETTSSLLSFTLILLGRHPDVQRKVQLEIDEVIDGKKDIEYHDLLKLKYLSMVFKEVLRIHPPVHSSIRKLSSELTLNGFKFAKGTLVQFPHSLISRLEKYYKNPLEFHPERWTDSKLTESNNFNYQYFPFSAGPRICIGKDFALIEARIITARLIGRFNIRLEKYDVDGVTVGGTTRPKDCLVTLTARQ, encoded by the exons ATGGGATCATTCATAATTAGATTGATCGTACCTCTTGCTATTTATATTCCTGTATTATTTCTAGCCTTTATTCTGATCTATTCCCTTTTCATCGTATACAGTCGTCGACGATATGCACATTTCCCACAACCGAAAACATTCCG CTTTTTCAGTGGTCATGCAGAATACCAAGTTGTAAAGAGAGTTGGTTTAATTGAAAAATG GTTACAACAATACGGCAATATTATCTGTTTGCATACCTACCACATCACAAGAATTCTCGTACTTGATCCAGCGATCGTAAAA GAGATACTGACAAATAACGAACATAAAAAGTTACGATATTACTTTTTGGAACGTATATTTGGAGAGCGTTTTCTTGGCAGAAGCATACTTACAGAATGGGATAATACATTGTGGAATTTGAAGAGAAAGCGACTAAACAAAGCATTTCACAAATC cacATTGCAACAAATGGTCGATCAGTTTGATTCGTGTGCCAACAGTTTTATCAACCACCTCGAACCGATGGCAGATGGTAAGAATGTGATTCAAATGGTGGACAAGCTGGGACTAGTCACTGAAGATATAATCGCTAAG GTTGGTTTTGGATTACACCTTGATGTTTATAAGGAAGATGGAGTTACATTTGACAACGCTCTTACAGAAACGTTCCGATTAAAATGGATTCATGCAATGCCTCAATGGTTCAGC TATCCACCATTTGGCAAAGGGTTAAAACAGCGAAATAGATCTAGGTTGGCTTGTAGGATACTACGTAAGTTTGGACGGGATTGTATTATGAAGAGGTTAGAAAATTCTAAGAACAATGATGAAACTCCAAACGATTTATTGCACTACATATTACAGGAGTACACAATGGATGAGTCGTTGTTTTCACCTGACTGgtttgaaaacattgtcgatGAATTCGTAACGTTTTTTGTTGCAG GTAATGAAACCACGTCAAGTTTGTTATCGTTTACGTTAATATTACTTGGAAGGCACCCGGATGTTCAGAGAAA AGTTCAACTTGAAATCGACGAAGTCATAGATGGGAAAAAGGATATCGAATATCACGATTTGTtaaaacttaaatatttatcaatG GTATTCAAAGAAGTTTTAAGAATTCATCCACCTGTTCACAGTTCCATTAGAAAATTATCTTCAGAATTAACGTTAAATGGTTTTAAGTTTGCCAAAGGAACATTGGTGCAG TTCCCCCATTCGTTAATTTCAAGACTTGAAAAGTACTATAAGAATCCGTTGGAATTCCATCCTGAAAGATGGACAGATAGCAAGTTGACGGAAAGTAACAA ttTTAATTATCAGTATTTTCCATTTTCTGCTGGTCCTCGGATATGCATTGGTAAAGATTTCGCTCTT ATTGAAGCTCGCATTATCACGGCCAGACTAATAGGAAGGTTCAATATTCGTCTGGAGAAATATGACGTCGACGGCGTTACAGTGGGTGGGACAACGCGGCCAAAAGATTGTCTAGTGACCCTCACTGCTCGTCAATAA
- the LOC140050865 gene encoding cholesterol 24-hydroxylase-like isoform X1 has protein sequence MGSFIIRLIVPLAIYIPVLFLAFILIYSLFIVYSRRRYAHFPQPKTFRFFSGHAEYQVVKRVGLIEKWLQQYGNIICLHTYHITRILVLDPAIVKEILTNNEHKKLRYYFLERIFGERFLGRSILTEWDNTLWNLKRKRLNKAFHKSTLQQMVDQFDSCANSFINHLEPMADGKNVIQMVDKLGLVTEDIIAKVGFGLHLDVYKEDGVTFDNALTETFRLKWIHAMPQWFSYPPFGKGLKQRNRSRLACRILRKFGRDCIMKRLENSKNNDETPNDLLHYILQEYTMDESLFSPDWFENIVDEFVTFFVAVFLCTGNETTSSLLSFTLILLGRHPDVQRKVQLEIDEVIDGKKDIEYHDLLKLKYLSMVFKEVLRIHPPVHSSIRKLSSELTLNGFKFAKGTLVQFPHSLISRLEKYYKNPLEFHPERWTDSKLTESNNFNYQYFPFSAGPRICIGKDFALIEARIITARLIGRFNIRLEKYDVDGVTVGGTTRPKDCLVTLTARQ, from the exons ATGGGATCATTCATAATTAGATTGATCGTACCTCTTGCTATTTATATTCCTGTATTATTTCTAGCCTTTATTCTGATCTATTCCCTTTTCATCGTATACAGTCGTCGACGATATGCACATTTCCCACAACCGAAAACATTCCG CTTTTTCAGTGGTCATGCAGAATACCAAGTTGTAAAGAGAGTTGGTTTAATTGAAAAATG GTTACAACAATACGGCAATATTATCTGTTTGCATACCTACCACATCACAAGAATTCTCGTACTTGATCCAGCGATCGTAAAA GAGATACTGACAAATAACGAACATAAAAAGTTACGATATTACTTTTTGGAACGTATATTTGGAGAGCGTTTTCTTGGCAGAAGCATACTTACAGAATGGGATAATACATTGTGGAATTTGAAGAGAAAGCGACTAAACAAAGCATTTCACAAATC cacATTGCAACAAATGGTCGATCAGTTTGATTCGTGTGCCAACAGTTTTATCAACCACCTCGAACCGATGGCAGATGGTAAGAATGTGATTCAAATGGTGGACAAGCTGGGACTAGTCACTGAAGATATAATCGCTAAG GTTGGTTTTGGATTACACCTTGATGTTTATAAGGAAGATGGAGTTACATTTGACAACGCTCTTACAGAAACGTTCCGATTAAAATGGATTCATGCAATGCCTCAATGGTTCAGC TATCCACCATTTGGCAAAGGGTTAAAACAGCGAAATAGATCTAGGTTGGCTTGTAGGATACTACGTAAGTTTGGACGGGATTGTATTATGAAGAGGTTAGAAAATTCTAAGAACAATGATGAAACTCCAAACGATTTATTGCACTACATATTACAGGAGTACACAATGGATGAGTCGTTGTTTTCACCTGACTGgtttgaaaacattgtcgatGAATTCGTAACGTTTTTTGTTGCAG TTTTTCTTTGTACAGGTAATGAAACCACGTCAAGTTTGTTATCGTTTACGTTAATATTACTTGGAAGGCACCCGGATGTTCAGAGAAA AGTTCAACTTGAAATCGACGAAGTCATAGATGGGAAAAAGGATATCGAATATCACGATTTGTtaaaacttaaatatttatcaatG GTATTCAAAGAAGTTTTAAGAATTCATCCACCTGTTCACAGTTCCATTAGAAAATTATCTTCAGAATTAACGTTAAATGGTTTTAAGTTTGCCAAAGGAACATTGGTGCAG TTCCCCCATTCGTTAATTTCAAGACTTGAAAAGTACTATAAGAATCCGTTGGAATTCCATCCTGAAAGATGGACAGATAGCAAGTTGACGGAAAGTAACAA ttTTAATTATCAGTATTTTCCATTTTCTGCTGGTCCTCGGATATGCATTGGTAAAGATTTCGCTCTT ATTGAAGCTCGCATTATCACGGCCAGACTAATAGGAAGGTTCAATATTCGTCTGGAGAAATATGACGTCGACGGCGTTACAGTGGGTGGGACAACGCGGCCAAAAGATTGTCTAGTGACCCTCACTGCTCGTCAATAA